Genomic DNA from Tachyglossus aculeatus isolate mTacAcu1 chromosome 10, mTacAcu1.pri, whole genome shotgun sequence:
taagcgcttactgtgtgcaaagcactgttctaagcgctggggaggttacaaggtgatcacattgccccacagagggctcacagtcttcatccccattttgcagatgaggtaactgagactcagagaagttaagtgactcgcccaaagtcacacagctgccaagtgtggctcagtggaaagagcccgggctttggagtcagaggtcatgggtttgaatcccagctctgccacttgtcagctgggtgactttgggcaagtcacttcacttctctgtgccccagttccctcatctgtaaaatgggattaagactgtgaaccccttgtgggacaacctgatcaccttgtaaccttcccagcgcttagaacagtgctttgcacatagtaagcgcttaagaaatgtcattattattattattaagtggcagagtgggatttgaacctatgaccactgactccaaagcccgtgttctttccactgagccacgctgcttccctgaggatACTTCCCCTCAGGGGACTGGGGGACTGCTTCCCTCAGGAGTCTGAGGCAAAGGGtagagaagtgacttagccaagcttccagagcaggcaagtagtggagctgggattgggacccagaTTCCCCGTCTCCCAGTTAGCAGCTTTTTTCGCTAGCCGTGCTGCTGCCGTAGTTAGGTGCTTAATTCACTCGATGTTGGGATTCTAAACTCCATCTTCCTTTGCATTCTGGACATCTCCCTTTCATCATCCCTCTGAAGGAGGatgacggagggggagaggagagtgctggggcggggagagaaaggaggtacaTCATCGTAAATTGAAATCAGGATCCTTAATTTAAGACCCTAAAGACCAACTAGAAGTTCTTTAAAGTGGGGGCTGGTACCTCCAgctcctctcctgtcccgccacccCACTCACCCACCCATGCTGGCCTCCAGCCCAGGCACAGGGGGGTGAGGGACCAGCGAGGTGGGCATGGGAGGGGCCGGtgatgtgggcaaagggtgggCCGGGCTAGTGGAGTGGGCaagggggtgggcggggccggcgAGGCCTCTGCCCAGTGTTCCCCTCACTCTCCCCTGATAAAGTTGTCAGTGGCTGATAATGGGCGCAGGCCCCTCAGACCTTACAAGGAGAGAGACGAGGCCAGAGCCCTGGGATGGGGgtgctgggggaagagggaggactggtggggggaggagaaagggggctgggaTCTCAActcagggaagggggaggtggtgggattGGAAGATGGGGAAGCCCCTCAGTGGCTCAGACACAGACACACCAAGCCCAGCTCCCCAGgtccctcctcttagactgtaaggaaggcctgcccctgcccccccttctccccctccatcccttatCTCCCTGGTATATTTAACTTTGGGGCTTTGGGCTCAGCCACAGATCCCAGAGACGGACccgggaggtgaggcagggagcTCGGCCCCCCGCACAAGGTCACCCGAACAGCCGGATCTGGGCCGGCTCTTCCCCACCCTAACCCCTCGTTTCTCCGTCCCCAGCTCCAGGTTCTGTTGGTCGGGATGGCGGAGCGGTGAGTGCCCCTCGGTGGGCTGGGCTTCGGATCTGGGGGGGCACGTGGGACTGAGGGTGCTGGGGACGGGCCGGGAGTTGGAGGCCTCGGGAGACCCTTttcacacctctgcctccccttctctccccagggaTGACGCCACggtgagagagggacagagagggggtcttggggagggggcttttGGGGAGACAGctgaggccggggagggggcctggGTTTTCGAGGGGGTGACCTCGGAAGGGGGAGAatccaggggcagggagggagggaggccagaggcctGGGCCTCGAGGAGAGGGTGAAGGACCCGTCCTGAGCAGTACGAAGACGAGGCGAAGGAGACGGTGGAGGATGtgaagcccccagcccccaagccccctccccctgtccgGCGCCGGTCATCTGCCAACTACAAGGCCTATGCCACGGAGCCCCACGCCAAGGTGAGGGGCTGCGGGAGAGGGGCAGGCCGGGGGCCACCCAAGCAGAACCAGCGCTGACGCTGGCCCCTGCTGTGGACCCTGCCCCATCGCCCCCACAGAAAAAATCCAAGATCTCCGCCTCCCGGAAACTGCAGCTGAAggtaaagaggaggagggggccgaggggctTGGAGGGGGTCCCGGAGGGGGAAGGACCTGAAGGGACGGTTGGGAGGGGCCCGAGGggattggccctactgagagctcacctccttcctctccccctcgccccccatcttacctccttcctttccccacagcacctgtgtatatgtttgtacatatttattactctatttatttattttacttgtgcatatctattctatttattttattttgttagtatgtttggttttgttctccgtctcccccttttagactgtgagcccactgcttggtagggactgtctctgtatgttgccaacttgtacttcccaagcgcttagtacggtgctctgcacacagtaagcgctcaataaatacgattgattgattgattgattggtgggtggggctggggggattgagggaggggcttggaagggagtggtgggaggagttggaggggaggggtgggaggggcttgGAGGGAAATTGAGGGAGGAGTTGGAGGGGAGTGGTGGGGGGTCTTGGAGGGAAATTGAGGGAggagttggagggtgggaggggcttggagggaaactgagggtggggctgggaggagagtggTGGGAGGGATCTGTAGGGAGtggtgggaggggctggaggggaaatAAGGGGGTAGAGAGGAGCCAGGAGAAGcccggagagaggaggggagaaggggaaataagaAAGGAATCTGAGAAATGGGACAGggtgtaatactactactactactaataataataatggtatttgttaagcaattactatgtgcaaagctctgttctaagcgttggggaggctacaaggcgatcaggttgtcccccggggggctcacagttttaatccccattttccagatgagggaactgaggcccagagaagtgaagtgacttgcccaaagtcacccagctgacagttggcggagccgggatttgaacccatgacctcggtctccaaagcccgtgcgctttccactgagccactctgcttctaagaaagtggtggggggggctccgctatcttcccttccccctcccctcctgtccccctctaacttcctctctcctcctccgtcctcttcctcctgctcctgcttccacctgtcctccccgcccgcccgcccatctCCTCACCAGACCCTGATGCTCCAGATTGCCAAGCAGGAgctagagcgggaggcagaggagcggagcggggAGAAGGCTCGGTTCCTCGGGGAGCGCTGTGTCCCTCCTGACGTGTCCGGGCTGGGGACCCCCGAGCTGCAGGTACCGCCCCCAACCTGGGACCCCGGGGCTCTCTGCCtccgcctcctctcctcctcttctcttcccccaacttgggcatcccccttttagactgtgagcccactgttgggtagggactgtctctatatgttgccaactggtacttcccaagcgcttagtacagtgctctgcacacagtaagcgctcaataaatacgattgatgatgatgatgatgatcctgtctTCAGCGCCCAGGTTTTCCCTCCCGCAGCTTCCCCATGGACTCAGGCATCTCGTCTCCCGGACCCACAACCTCCACTTCCCACTGCCCCAGGGACCAGCTGTCCTGCCCCGCCCTGCCCTCTTCCATCAGAAAccgagtcaatcaattgtatttattgagcgcttacagtgtgcaaagcactgtactaacctgggagagtaaaatataccaataaacagacacattccctaaccgcaatgagcttacagtctagaggaggaggaggaggaggatggtatttgttaacaacaacaacaacaacaacaatcgtatttattgagcacttactatgtgcagagcactgtactaagcgcttgggaagtacaaattgacaacatatagagacagtccctacccaacagtgggctcacagtctaaaagggggagacagagaacaaaaccaaacatactaacaaaataaaataaatagaatagatatgtacaaataaattaaataaataaatagatagagtaaaaaaaaaaaaaagcacttactatgtcccaagcactgttctaagcgctgggggagatacaaggtaatcaggttgtcccacgtggggctcacagtcttcatccccattttacagatgagggaactgaggcacagggaagtgaagcgacctgcccaaagtcacacagctgacaagtggtggagccgggattagaacccatgacctctgactcccaagcccgggctctttctgttgagccacgctgtgaggagacagacattaatagaaatcaataaatgacagatgggtacataagtgctgtggggctgggaggggggatgaataaaggaagcgagtcagggcgacgcagaagagagtgggagaagaggaaagacacCTCCCCttgtccctccgtccctcccattCGTCTGTCCAGGAACTGTGCCGGACGCTCCATTCACGGGTGGACAAGGTGGATGAGGAGAGATATGATCTGGAGGCCAAAGTCAGCAAGAACGTGACTGaggtgagaagggggagaaggaaggggagcacGGGAGAAGTCAGTGAGGGCGTTTGGGGAGGCTCGGGGCCTAGGCGGATGAGCGTCCCCCCTGCCAGCCTGGGGCCGCccctcgttcattcactcagtcgttcaattgtatttattgagcgcttactgggtgcagagcactgtaccaagcgcttgggaagtacaagtcggcaacatagagagacggtccctacccaacaatgggatcacagcctagaagggggagacagacaacaaagcaaagcaagtagacaggtgtcaaaactgtcagaataaatagaattatagctatatgcacatcattaataaaatatagtgaatatgtacaagtaaaatagagtaataaatatgtacaaatatatacaagtgctgtggggaggggaaggaggtagggcggatggggaggaggagaggaaaaagggggctcagtgtgggaaggcctcctggaggaggtgagctctcagtagggctttgaagggaggaagagagccagcttggtggatgtgcggagggagggcattccgggccagggggaggacgtgggccgggggtcgacggcgggacaggcaagaacgaggcccgaggaggaggttagcggcggcagaggagtggagggttcgggctgggctggagaaggagagaagggaggtgagataggaggggtgaggtgatggacagccttgaagctgagagtgaggagtttttgcccctCGGTGGGGTGGGGGCGACCCATGGGTCCCCACTGGTCCGGGGGGAGGAATTTCTGACCCTTTTCCCTGCACCTTGGGCAGATCGCTGACCTGACGCAGAAGATCTTCGACCTCCGCGGCAAGTTCAAGCGGCCGGCGCTGAGGCGGGTGCGTATTTCGGCGGACGCCATGATGCAGGCGCTGCTGGGAGCTCGGTCCAAGGAGTCCATGGACCTGAGGGCCCACCTCAAGCAGGTCAAGAAGGATGATGCTGAGAAGGTGAGAGGGccggggctgtagaaggaggaccAGCCTGGGGAGCGCCCTTGGGGagttgagagggggagactggagggTGGGTCGGAGAGGGGTCCGGGGCAGGAGAAGCGGGGGTCTCTGGGTGGTCTGGGGGGGGCTGGAAGATAAGAAGGGGATggtagggagggggcaaggcggaCAGGGCAGGTGCTGGGAACGGCAGCAGGCCCCAGGGAAGAAGAGATGAGGAGACCAGTAATGGGCAGGTCAATGAGAGGGGTCAAAAGTCCAGGGAAGATGCAGAAGaggtatgtgagccccatgtgggatagaactgtgtccaacctgattaacttgcgtccctcactggaaagagcccgggctttggagtcagaggttatgggttcgaatcccagctccgccacttgtcagctgtgtgacttggggcaagtcacttcacttctctgggcctcagttacctcatctgtaaaatggggattaagactgtgagccccctgtgggacaacctgattaccttgtatccccccagtgcttagaacagtgcttggcacatagtaagcacttgataaatgtcattattattattattatttaccacagcacttagaacagtgcttggcacgtaggaagtgcttaacaagtaccatgattatttatttttaatgctaGGCAGAGGGTTGCGTTGGGTGGAGCAGAGGTGAGATGGGAAGAAGCAGCTTGTGGCAGTTAAgggcaaggggaggggaagaaggggcaattgtttgctgtgtggccttaggcaggtcacttctctgggtctcggtttcctcctctgcaaaatagggattgaactgAGTTCCGTGTAGGACGGGACTTTgagctgattatcctgcatctaatCCAGTGGTTAGCGTGGTGCTTGGCGTTTGTGAAGGGCTGGGGTGGCAGGAAGTGAGTGTGGAGTCTGTGAGGAAATGGAAAAGAAGAGACAGGGCGCGGGGAGATGAGCAGGTGACAGGGGCCAGTTTGGATCACTCACTTCCACCCCCTCGCCCGCAGGAAAACCGCGAGGTGGGAGACTGGAGGAAGAATATCGACGCCCTCAGTGgcatggagggaaggaagaagaagtttGAGACCTCTGGAGGGGCCCAGGCCTGAGTTCCCCAGCCTTCCTGGAACCCCGcatccatccccccaactcccgGGATCCCCAAGATCTTCCCGTCCACTCCGAGACCCCAGAGGAGAGGAAACCGGGAGAATAAACCTCCTCCCTGACCCAATGTCTGCCAGTCTGTTTTACGCTGTGGGAAGagcaaggtgggggagagtgaaggagtctgggggaagaaggaaggtcaggggagaggaggggaggggtgtcCATGACCCCATTcgccctgctctccccctctccccgcacaCCTGATCCCCTCCTCAATTTAGCTGGTGGTGTCACCGTGGTGCCTCGCCTGGATGAGGACAAAGTGGGTAGAGGGccaagagggggtggaggggagacaaagagagaaggagacaggtgggagaggcagggtggggctggggggtttgaagcaggggagggagggagaaggggggggacggGCAGGAGGAGACATAGAGAGGCAGAAAGACACCGTGACAAAGGCAGCCACAGAAAAATGCCCTGCCTCAGTCTTTGAAAAGGTCTCTGGTcatcacagatcatcatcatcatcatcaatcgtatttattgagtgcttactatgtgcagagcactgtactaagcgcttgggaagtacaaattggcacagatggcctggcctagtggaaggagcccggggctgggagccagaggagccgggttctagcccca
This window encodes:
- the TNNI3 gene encoding troponin I, cardiac muscle isoform X1; this translates as MAERDDATYEDEAKETVEDVKPPAPKPPPPVRRRSSANYKAYATEPHAKKKSKISASRKLQLKTLMLQIAKQELEREAEERSGEKARFLGERCVPPDVSGLGTPELQELCRTLHSRVDKVDEERYDLEAKVSKNVTEIADLTQKIFDLRGKFKRPALRRVRISADAMMQALLGARSKESMDLRAHLKQVKKDDAEKENREVGDWRKNIDALSGMEGRKKKFETSGGAQA
- the TNNI3 gene encoding troponin I, cardiac muscle isoform X2, with amino-acid sequence MAERDDATYEDEAKETVEDVKPPAPKPPPPVRRRSSANYKAYATEPHAKKKSKISASRKLQLKELCRTLHSRVDKVDEERYDLEAKVSKNVTEIADLTQKIFDLRGKFKRPALRRVRISADAMMQALLGARSKESMDLRAHLKQVKKDDAEKENREVGDWRKNIDALSGMEGRKKKFETSGGAQA